In the genome of Pseudanabaena sp. BC1403, one region contains:
- a CDS encoding Y-family DNA polymerase, which yields MFALVDCNCFYVSCERVFDPSLEGKPVVVLSNNDGCIVARSPEAKALGIPMGAPYHKYKSVLHNAGAIALSSNYELYGDLSHRVYDVLFASVPEIEIYSIDECFLDLSGFAHLGTDGLIELCAKLREKVLKWTGIPTGIGIATTKVLSKVANRVAKKSVSGVAELLTDDIRDRVLNNLEIEDIWGINRRLGVRLRSHGITTAAQLRDANELLIKQIMGIIGVRIVHELRGSSCLPLEAIAPPQKNMICSRSFGQPVTTLKQMHEAIAHHAARAAAKLRHRKLRTSVLGVFLTTNRFKPNDLQYSNSISVSLPTATNSSQVLIRFAKLCMSSLFREGFSYKKCGVSLNDLSSVDAVQLDLLSPAVDQPDEKLMAVIDSLNRRYGNGTIRFASEGMRQDWKMRTDMRSPRYTSCWDELLVVKS from the coding sequence GCCTGAAGCAAAAGCATTGGGTATTCCGATGGGTGCTCCTTACCACAAATATAAATCTGTACTTCACAACGCAGGAGCGATCGCACTTTCATCAAACTACGAACTTTACGGAGATCTGAGTCATCGCGTTTATGATGTGCTTTTCGCATCTGTGCCAGAAATCGAGATTTATTCGATTGATGAATGCTTTTTAGATTTATCAGGTTTCGCCCATTTGGGAACCGATGGACTAATAGAACTTTGCGCGAAATTGCGAGAGAAAGTTCTGAAATGGACTGGTATTCCTACAGGTATTGGTATTGCGACAACAAAGGTCTTATCCAAAGTTGCCAATCGAGTAGCCAAAAAATCTGTAAGTGGTGTTGCCGAACTATTGACCGATGATATTCGCGATCGCGTACTGAATAATCTCGAAATCGAAGATATTTGGGGAATAAATCGACGTTTAGGTGTGCGCTTGCGATCGCATGGCATCACGACAGCGGCTCAGTTGAGAGATGCGAATGAATTGCTTATCAAACAAATCATGGGCATTATCGGTGTCAGGATCGTGCATGAACTTCGTGGTTCATCATGCTTGCCACTAGAAGCGATCGCCCCACCGCAAAAGAATATGATTTGTTCGCGATCGTTCGGACAGCCCGTAACTACACTCAAACAAATGCACGAAGCGATCGCCCACCATGCAGCGAGGGCAGCGGCGAAGTTGAGACATCGGAAATTACGAACATCGGTTCTAGGGGTATTTCTGACGACTAACCGATTCAAACCCAATGACTTGCAATATAGTAATTCGATATCTGTATCTCTCCCGACGGCGACGAATAGCTCTCAAGTATTGATTCGGTTTGCCAAGCTCTGTATGTCGAGTTTATTTCGAGAAGGATTCAGTTATAAAAAATGTGGCGTAAGTCTCAATGACCTTAGCTCGGTTGATGCGGTGCAGTTGGATTTGCTATCACCCGCAGTCGATCAGCCCGATGAAAAGTTAATGGCAGTAATTGACTCGCTCAATAGGCGCTATGGAAATGGCACGATTCGTTTTGCCAGTGAGGGGATGAGGCAAGATTGGAAAATGAGAACGGATATGCGATCGCCTAGATATACGAGTTGTTGGGATGAGTTACTGGTGGTGAAAAGTTAG
- a CDS encoding trans-aconitate 2-methyltransferase → MKKEHIEQYSRLDLVHHEPAMRLLSSLNLKGDETILDICCGDGKLTAAISLLVPNGSVVGIDISEEIINFATSKFPRSVYSNLDFEIGDAKKMDFYERFDLVVSFGSLHAITEHETILKRIYTSLKQHGRLAIQFAGKAKPNDFQSLIITLLKSEKWKSQLTEEVTYSFYEIEEYREILNLCKLHNAKIDISIGESKYQRKEDFYSYSYDAWLSLSSRIPEDLYASFIDDLVELYIQYNPPDDNNILHVKFICLEVTATKNELFLGK, encoded by the coding sequence AGTAGCCTAAATCTAAAAGGTGATGAGACAATCCTAGATATTTGTTGTGGTGATGGAAAGTTAACTGCTGCAATATCTTTGCTTGTTCCCAATGGTTCAGTGGTAGGAATTGATATCTCTGAAGAAATCATTAATTTTGCTACATCTAAATTTCCAAGAAGTGTGTACTCAAATCTTGATTTTGAAATTGGTGATGCAAAAAAGATGGATTTTTATGAAAGATTTGATCTGGTAGTGTCGTTTGGTTCTCTACATGCCATAACAGAGCATGAAACTATCCTAAAACGGATTTATACCAGTCTTAAACAGCATGGTAGATTAGCTATTCAATTTGCAGGTAAAGCAAAACCAAATGATTTCCAAAGCTTGATTATTACTTTGTTAAAATCCGAAAAATGGAAGAGCCAACTTACTGAAGAGGTTACATATAGTTTCTATGAAATAGAAGAATATCGCGAGATATTAAATTTATGTAAACTGCATAATGCAAAAATTGATATTAGTATTGGAGAAAGTAAATATCAACGAAAAGAAGATTTCTATTCTTATAGCTATGATGCATGGCTTTCTTTGAGCAGCAGAATACCTGAAGATTTATATGCAAGTTTTATAGATGATCTCGTTGAATTATATATTCAGTACAATCCACCCGATGATAATAATATTCTTCATGTAAAATTTATATGCTTAGAAGTTACTGCCACAAAAAATGAGTTGTTCCTTGGAAAATAG